The Candidatus Melainabacteria bacterium genome includes a window with the following:
- a CDS encoding transcriptional repressor, which translates to MTSHIEELLTTHGVKPTAQRAVIAEYLVGTDCHPTADEVFQAVSTKLPVSLSRATVYNTLNALVEAGVIKEVITDPGRVRYDANVSDHHHFVDVKTGQVYDIDAHKVSALKLDLAPEFSVNSYHVTIFGEVKK; encoded by the coding sequence ATGACCAGTCACATAGAAGAGCTATTAACTACTCATGGCGTCAAGCCAACCGCTCAACGAGCTGTGATTGCTGAGTATCTTGTTGGCACTGATTGCCACCCGACTGCCGACGAAGTATTCCAGGCTGTATCAACAAAACTGCCTGTATCGCTTTCCAGAGCAACTGTTTACAACACACTGAACGCCCTGGTCGAGGCCGGAGTAATCAAGGAAGTCATCACTGACCCCGGTAGGGTTCGGTATGACGCGAACGTTTCCGATCACCATCACTTTGTAGATGTGAAAACCGGACAGGTGTACGACATAGACGCTCACAAAGTTTCAGCCCTGAAACTTGACCTGGCACCTGAATTTTCGGTCAACAGCTATCATGTGACGATTTTCGGCGAAGTCAAAAAGTAG
- a CDS encoding tetratricopeptide repeat protein: MGVETVTKIAENNSRPDSEKNKPAKLIIDDRNLSIKEQQPLPTKTASVATTSSDNNAARPIVKDNWDKIAAVAPIISGMLIFLMGGYFTYAFNQQQLRLQEIQTIEKFIPHLMGSEQSKKAAILAMSQLTNPELAGKFANIFASTGTVSALQSMVENGNAHERGIATKALSDALESLAARETKLTAIQAEYQQAIQNKASAPEGDQDYMHNLSKLGEVYKLQGQSTLAEPLLKKSLAAREKLYGPENPQVADALRSLAELYQMNGNSQEAANYLKRAHAIEAKYAPKVTAETEQTASHALAARETVPLSEPEKSREIAEKAVSSNPGPSAAAAAAESRPAEEKKIRYVEAVEESKTKAE; encoded by the coding sequence ATGGGCGTAGAAACGGTAACTAAAATTGCTGAGAACAACAGTCGACCTGATTCAGAAAAAAACAAACCAGCGAAACTGATAATCGACGATCGAAATCTTTCAATTAAAGAGCAGCAACCTTTACCAACCAAAACAGCCTCTGTTGCGACCACAAGCAGCGATAACAACGCTGCAAGACCGATAGTAAAAGACAACTGGGACAAGATCGCCGCTGTAGCGCCGATCATCTCAGGCATGTTGATATTCTTGATGGGAGGCTACTTCACGTACGCCTTCAACCAACAGCAGCTGCGATTGCAAGAAATTCAGACCATCGAAAAATTCATTCCCCACTTGATGGGCAGTGAGCAGAGCAAGAAAGCAGCTATTTTAGCCATGTCTCAGCTGACCAATCCGGAACTAGCCGGCAAGTTTGCCAACATTTTCGCCAGCACAGGCACTGTCTCAGCTCTGCAATCAATGGTTGAGAACGGCAACGCGCATGAACGCGGCATCGCGACGAAGGCTCTTTCAGATGCTCTCGAAAGTCTGGCGGCGCGGGAAACAAAGCTGACAGCCATTCAAGCTGAGTATCAACAAGCAATTCAAAACAAAGCTTCTGCTCCTGAAGGCGATCAGGACTACATGCACAACCTCAGCAAACTGGGTGAGGTCTACAAACTTCAGGGTCAATCAACGCTGGCTGAGCCACTTTTGAAAAAATCTCTGGCCGCGCGCGAAAAGCTCTACGGACCTGAAAACCCTCAAGTAGCTGATGCACTGCGAAGTCTGGCAGAACTTTATCAGATGAACGGCAACTCTCAAGAGGCTGCAAACTATCTGAAACGCGCTCACGCAATAGAGGCGAAATACGCACCGAAAGTTACAGCTGAAACCGAACAAACCGCATCTCACGCTCTGGCAGCGAGAGAAACAGTGCCGCTCTCCGAGCCTGAAAAATCTCGCGAAATTGCAGAGAAGGCGGTTTCATCAAATCCCGGACCCAGCGCAGCAGCTGCTGCTGCCGAGAGTCGACCTGCTGAAGAAAAGAAGATTCGCTACGTTGAAGCCGTTGAAGAATCGAAAACCAAAGCGGAATAA
- a CDS encoding NAD(P)H-quinone oxidoreductase — MRAIVIARGGADVLECADVEKPVAQRGEVLVRVHATAVNRADIVQREGRYPAPAGVPANIPGLEYAGQVEDVGDAVTDLKVGDRVFGLVGGGAYAEYLVVHARATSKIPAHLSYEEAAAYPEAFITAYDAMVSQCRLSAGETVLISAAASGVGTAAVQIANAIGARPIGTTRSAVKAKRLRELGLEEVIVSADSNFADDVLKATKGAGVDVALELVGGDYISQNLKCVASRGRIVLVGLVGGVSCQLNLGLLLSKRIELRGTSLRARPLEEKIAVAQTFSRSLVPLIEEGKLKGVIDKTFPLEDAAAAHKFLESNESFGKAVLKV, encoded by the coding sequence ATGCGGGCGATTGTGATTGCTAGGGGTGGCGCGGACGTGCTTGAATGCGCCGACGTAGAGAAGCCGGTTGCCCAGAGAGGCGAAGTACTCGTCAGGGTACACGCCACTGCCGTTAACCGTGCCGACATCGTCCAGCGTGAAGGGCGGTATCCTGCACCGGCAGGAGTGCCGGCCAACATCCCTGGTCTGGAGTATGCCGGACAGGTGGAGGATGTCGGAGATGCCGTGACTGATCTCAAAGTCGGAGACAGGGTCTTCGGGCTTGTTGGCGGCGGCGCATATGCTGAATATCTGGTCGTGCATGCTCGCGCCACGAGCAAAATACCAGCGCATCTGTCATATGAAGAAGCAGCCGCATATCCTGAGGCTTTTATCACCGCATATGATGCCATGGTGTCGCAATGTCGCCTGAGTGCCGGGGAGACTGTGTTGATTAGTGCCGCCGCCAGTGGTGTCGGCACGGCTGCCGTTCAAATTGCCAATGCCATCGGCGCACGTCCGATTGGCACTACAAGAAGTGCAGTAAAAGCCAAGCGTCTCAGAGAATTAGGTTTGGAAGAGGTGATAGTAAGCGCCGATTCCAATTTTGCAGACGATGTTCTGAAAGCGACAAAGGGTGCTGGTGTGGATGTAGCGCTGGAGCTGGTCGGTGGCGACTACATCTCTCAAAATCTCAAGTGTGTGGCGTCTCGTGGTCGAATCGTGCTGGTAGGTCTGGTGGGCGGGGTTTCCTGTCAGTTGAATCTGGGGCTGTTACTGAGCAAGCGCATTGAGCTGCGTGGTACTTCATTGCGCGCTCGTCCTCTCGAAGAGAAGATTGCGGTAGCTCAAACGTTCAGTCGTTCTCTAGTTCCATTGATTGAAGAAGGCAAGCTGAAAGGCGTGATCGATAAAACGTTCCCGCTCGAAGATGCGGCGGCAGCGCACAAATTTCTCGAGAGCAATGAAAGTTTTGGGAAAGCAGTCTTGAAAGTCTAG
- a CDS encoding serine/threonine-protein kinase: MAVIFSRGDKLENGHYTVVKELGVGGMGVVYHCRDEQLMRDVAIKMLLPELMTDKSNVEIFRQEARLAAQLEHPNIVTVYEIGVEERQKKQHHYVSMEYLPGGNLANRVVSGPLAVEHCLNWMKQLASGLTFAHKRGVIHQDIKADNIFITTEGDLKIGDFGLARLLVGRVHYNSATKGMGTPAYMSPELCRGEPQDHRSDIYSLGVLFFEMATGQLPFRAGGMIEMATKHSSAPIPSAKRINPLIPDILDKVIRRMMAKTPEERYSNMSEVLTILDDLIFELRVARLGLGNRPLLRSGPVQVDPLLQQQFIQAKSAEVETSASLSPVTALDGTWARSPGDVARSESQNLRLPEVAEVRTGQSNLPRSESEELMAQLESSVAEQARLEKLTGKPHTEPVRQPRKQTDFVVSQRISKQPNSSNISAAPIDQRRVDQPGTNAPVVNAAKESTSASKNTHGQPDFNQPSGKTPLAAPRSGAPPVTPSQAAPVSAGAPPTIPSVTQPRISSSGLKAVPAGSLRAPIDQIWTFKTRGPIGWSSSPVIDKDNRIIYCASSDCHVYALDANSGELIWKYDSGGPILSSPVISGDRISVFNATGKVVTLSAKTGAKAWSFSCEDELLTTAVSYKDCLIVPTAKGRLVCLDQASGIIRWQQQMNEPIVSAPQRHADLLLFGTKSGYFHAVSADNGKSIWTFETASAIVASPAASVDSVYFGTSNGVFYALEADNGNLIWEYPTDKPVVSRAVIAFTSVIFASHDKWLYCCEKYDGSLKWKGAVRGKVIANLIVYKDLVLSASHEGWLQAFSSKTGEIKWQKDTERCLESAPLVVNDKLYMGSVEGELAAYSFHDV, translated from the coding sequence ATGGCTGTCATTTTTTCGCGTGGCGACAAGCTAGAAAACGGTCACTACACGGTAGTCAAAGAGCTCGGCGTGGGCGGCATGGGTGTTGTCTACCATTGCCGAGACGAGCAACTGATGAGGGATGTGGCTATCAAAATGCTGCTGCCCGAGTTGATGACCGATAAGTCAAACGTTGAAATTTTCAGACAGGAAGCCAGGCTTGCCGCGCAATTAGAACATCCCAATATCGTTACGGTGTACGAAATTGGTGTAGAGGAGCGGCAAAAGAAGCAACACCATTACGTGTCAATGGAATATTTGCCGGGCGGAAACCTCGCCAATCGTGTCGTGAGTGGACCTCTAGCTGTCGAGCACTGTCTCAACTGGATGAAGCAATTGGCTTCGGGGCTTACTTTCGCCCATAAGCGCGGGGTGATTCACCAGGACATCAAAGCTGACAACATTTTCATAACCACCGAAGGTGATTTGAAGATTGGAGATTTCGGTCTGGCCAGACTTCTTGTTGGTCGGGTTCACTACAACTCGGCCACCAAAGGCATGGGCACTCCTGCCTACATGTCACCTGAACTGTGCAGGGGAGAGCCTCAGGATCACCGGTCGGATATTTATTCACTGGGAGTTCTTTTCTTCGAAATGGCCACCGGGCAGTTGCCGTTTCGTGCGGGCGGAATGATCGAGATGGCAACTAAACATTCGTCTGCGCCGATTCCTTCCGCTAAGCGGATCAATCCGCTTATCCCCGACATCTTAGACAAAGTAATCCGTCGCATGATGGCTAAAACGCCTGAAGAACGCTATTCAAACATGTCGGAAGTTTTGACCATTCTTGATGACTTGATTTTTGAATTGCGTGTCGCCAGGTTAGGGCTGGGCAATCGACCTTTGTTGCGTTCAGGACCGGTGCAAGTCGACCCCCTGTTGCAGCAGCAGTTTATTCAGGCTAAAAGCGCTGAAGTCGAGACAAGTGCCAGTTTGAGCCCGGTCACTGCTCTGGATGGCACGTGGGCGCGCTCGCCTGGCGACGTGGCTCGGTCAGAGTCTCAAAATTTGAGACTGCCTGAGGTGGCAGAAGTGCGCACCGGTCAGTCGAATCTACCCAGATCCGAGTCGGAAGAGTTGATGGCTCAACTGGAAAGCAGCGTTGCCGAGCAGGCGCGACTTGAAAAATTGACCGGCAAGCCGCATACGGAGCCGGTTCGTCAGCCTCGTAAACAGACAGATTTTGTTGTATCGCAGCGAATATCTAAGCAGCCGAACAGCTCCAACATCTCTGCTGCACCCATAGATCAGCGCCGTGTCGACCAGCCGGGAACGAATGCGCCTGTGGTCAATGCTGCGAAGGAGTCGACTTCAGCCAGCAAGAACACGCATGGACAGCCTGATTTTAATCAACCGTCAGGAAAAACTCCTCTCGCTGCTCCCAGGAGCGGGGCACCTCCTGTAACACCATCGCAGGCGGCGCCAGTTTCTGCTGGAGCACCACCGACGATACCGTCGGTGACGCAGCCGCGTATTTCCTCGTCTGGGCTCAAGGCTGTACCGGCTGGATCATTGCGAGCACCGATCGACCAGATCTGGACCTTTAAAACTCGCGGTCCAATTGGCTGGTCTTCGTCTCCGGTCATCGATAAAGACAATAGGATTATTTATTGTGCTTCCTCTGACTGTCATGTATATGCGCTCGACGCCAATTCTGGAGAACTAATCTGGAAGTACGATAGCGGCGGTCCAATTTTGTCGAGCCCGGTGATTAGCGGAGACAGGATATCTGTCTTTAACGCCACCGGTAAAGTTGTCACTTTGTCAGCAAAAACTGGCGCTAAGGCCTGGAGTTTCTCTTGTGAGGATGAGTTGCTCACCACGGCTGTAAGTTACAAAGATTGTTTGATTGTGCCAACAGCCAAGGGTCGTCTCGTATGTCTGGATCAAGCCAGTGGCATTATTCGTTGGCAGCAGCAAATGAATGAGCCGATAGTTTCAGCTCCACAACGCCACGCCGATCTTTTGCTTTTTGGCACCAAGAGTGGTTACTTCCACGCAGTTTCTGCCGACAATGGCAAAAGCATCTGGACGTTTGAGACTGCGTCGGCAATTGTCGCCAGTCCTGCTGCTTCAGTTGACAGTGTCTATTTCGGAACCTCTAACGGAGTCTTTTATGCGCTTGAGGCAGACAACGGCAATTTGATCTGGGAGTATCCAACCGATAAGCCGGTTGTCTCGCGCGCTGTGATTGCTTTTACTTCGGTGATTTTTGCCAGCCACGATAAATGGCTATACTGCTGCGAGAAGTATGACGGCAGCTTGAAGTGGAAGGGTGCGGTGCGCGGCAAGGTGATAGCCAATCTCATTGTCTACAAAGACCTTGTTCTCAGCGCCAGTCATGAAGGATGGCTGCAAGCATTCTCTTCTAAGACTGGAGAAATAAAATGGCAGAAAGATACCGAGCGCTGCCTTGAATCTGCACCGCTTGTGGTGAATGACAAGCTCTATATGGGCTCTGTTGAAGGTGAACTGGCTGCCTACTCTTTTCATGACGTTTGA
- a CDS encoding KpsF/GutQ family sugar-phosphate isomerase, which translates to MPNSKESAQEIPTPAVNFEPSHAPTESALRAQGKAVLEMEALAIAAVAQRLDEQFDLAVKLLSACAGKVVVTGMGKSGHIATKLAATFASTGTPAFFVHPAELRHGDFGMLDEKDIVVALSGSGETSEIKLALDPIKRLGIPIIALTGNKNSTLAKHSNAILDVGVAREACPLNLAPTSSTTAALAMGDALAMVLMSQKGFRAEDFARSHPGGSLGQQLITVADIMRPEQEVPTVHISSGYTNVLQEIDKRRLGFTSVCDDDGKLQGIITDGDLRRALVNHAAAAFEKTAEQIMTKNPKTISTRSLAVEALRVMEKHAISDLLILDEKERPTGLIHLKDLLKAGII; encoded by the coding sequence ATGCCTAATTCTAAAGAGTCAGCACAGGAAATTCCAACGCCAGCGGTCAATTTCGAACCCAGCCACGCGCCGACAGAATCGGCCTTAAGAGCCCAGGGCAAAGCTGTGCTCGAGATGGAAGCACTGGCGATTGCAGCGGTAGCCCAGAGACTCGACGAACAGTTCGACCTGGCCGTTAAGCTCCTCAGCGCCTGCGCGGGCAAGGTCGTTGTTACCGGCATGGGCAAGTCTGGGCATATAGCTACGAAACTTGCCGCCACTTTCGCATCAACTGGCACTCCGGCATTTTTTGTTCATCCTGCCGAGTTGCGGCACGGTGATTTCGGCATGCTCGACGAGAAAGATATCGTCGTTGCCCTGTCTGGCTCCGGTGAAACTAGCGAAATCAAACTGGCTCTGGACCCAATTAAACGTCTCGGTATTCCCATCATTGCTCTGACCGGCAACAAAAACTCCACCCTGGCGAAACACAGTAATGCAATTCTAGATGTTGGTGTGGCTCGAGAAGCTTGCCCACTCAATCTGGCACCCACCTCTTCCACGACTGCAGCTCTGGCGATGGGAGACGCACTAGCTATGGTGCTGATGTCGCAAAAAGGTTTTAGAGCCGAAGACTTTGCTCGCAGCCATCCCGGCGGAAGTCTTGGGCAGCAACTCATTACGGTAGCCGACATCATGCGTCCGGAGCAGGAAGTTCCAACTGTGCATATATCTTCCGGCTATACAAACGTGCTTCAGGAAATTGACAAACGTCGACTGGGCTTCACTTCGGTATGTGATGACGACGGCAAACTACAAGGCATCATCACCGACGGTGATTTACGTCGGGCCTTAGTCAATCACGCTGCCGCTGCATTTGAAAAAACTGCAGAACAGATTATGACCAAAAATCCGAAAACAATCTCGACCAGGTCACTGGCAGTCGAAGCATTGCGAGTCATGGAAAAGCACGCTATTTCAGACCTGCTCATTCTAGATGAGAAAGAACGACCGACTGGTTTGATTCATTTGAAAGATTTGCTCAAGGCTGGAATCATTTAA